TATGCTCCGTATGCTTCCGGCAGGTCCGGCAATATTTGCTCGTCTTCATCTTTTCCGCGTGCTTTGTCTTGTTTTTGGTCAGCGTATAATTCCGGTTTTTGCACGCGGAACATTCTAAATGGATGATTGTTCGCATTATTCGATAA
The DNA window shown above is from Deltaproteobacteria bacterium and carries:
- the rpmG gene encoding 50S ribosomal protein L33, whose protein sequence is MRTIIHLECSACKNRNYTLTKNKTKHAEKMKTSKYCRTCRKHTEHKETK